ACGGGGATGGCGGAACCTCGGCGGTTCGGTGACCAACGTCAACGGTGGTGTGAACGGGTCTCGCTTCGCCCTCCAGGTGAGCAACAGCGGCGGCGTCGAGCAGCGGGTCGAGTCGGTGCCCGCAGGCACCTACACCCTGTCCCTGCACGCTCGGGGCAGCGCCGGACAGGTCGTGATCACCGGCGCCAACGGCAGCCAACGCACCCTCGGCATCCCGTCGTCGAGCGGCTGGGCCAAGCGCGAGCTCACCGGCATCGAGCTGCCCGGCGGGGCCGCCACCGTCACCGTGCGGGCGTCGGGTTCGGGCGGCGTCACCGTCGACCAGCTCTCACTCGTCAAGACCTCTGCCGGCACACCAGCGCCTCCGGGGCGTTACGAGGCGGAGTCCGCTCCGGCGCAGTGCCGGGGCACGATCGACTCGAATCAAGCCGGCTATTCCGGCAGCGGGTTCTGCAACGGCGACCCCGCTGTGGGGGCCGTCGCGGAGTTCACCGTGAACTCCGAGACCGCCCGTACGGCGACGCTGGGGATCCGGTTCGCCAATGGCGCCACCACCGGTGCGAGGCCCGCGAACCTTGTCGTCAACGGAGCCACGGCAGGGGCGCTCTCGTTCGAGTCCACCGGTGCGTGGACGACGTGGACGACCAAGACCGTGACGGTCCCGCTGAACGCCGGCAGCAACACCATCCGGCTGGATCCGACCACGGCAGCCGGACTGCCCAACGTCGACTACCTCGATGTCGGCTGACTGACATCCCGCGCTCTGCCGGTCTCTGCGACCGGCAGAGCGTAGGGAACAGCCCATGCCGCCCGTACGTGACATCGTCAGGAGAAGGACATGAGCAGAACGCGTCTGCCCCGCGCCATCGCGGTCACGGCGACGTTGGCCACCATGGTGTCCGCGAACCTACTCATGGTGCCCCAGCCGGCCCACGCGACCTTCGGAACCGCGGACATCAAGCCGATCGAGAGCAATATCGCTGCCAAGCCCTGGGCCTCGGCGATGGCCGCCTCCGGCTCGTCCAGCGCCCGTCTGGCCATCGACGGCGACCCGACGACGTCCTGGCAACCCGGTAGTGCCGGCGCCCGGCAGTGGCTCACCGTCGACCTCGGTGGAACCTACGACAACCTTCGCAAGGTCAAGGTGCTCTTCCCGGACCGTGGCGTGGCCCACCGGTACGTCGTCGAGGCTTCATCCGACGGTCGCCGGTGGAAGACCATCGCCGACAGATCCCACCACCGAGCCGTTTCGCGGGGGGAGGTGCACCTGTTCACCCGGCCGGCAACGCGCTTCGTCCGGCTGACCTTCACCGGTGGGCCGGGCCGTGCCCGGGCTGGTGTCAGCGAGCTCCAGGTCTTCAACTACCTCCGCGACGACCTCACCCTCGGCGCCGATCTGTCCTGGATGGACGACGTCCAGGACCAGCAGTACTGGGTCGACCCCCTGGTCGAAGACCGCGGCGCCGGGCCACACCTGCTCGACGTGGCCAAGGACCGTGGCATCGAGTACAGCCGGCTGCGGATATTCAACGAGCCGCGCAGCGAGAGCACCGGCCAACCGACGCCGATACCGCGCCAGGGCCCGGAGCGCTCACTGGTCTCAGCCAAGCGGATCAAGCAGCGGGGCATGGGCCTGGGGATCGACTTCCACTACGCGGACTCGTGGGCAGACCCGAGCAAGCAACCAAAACCACGCGCCTGGGCCGAGTTGGAGTTCGCTGACCTGTCCCATGCCGTGTACGACTTCACCGCCGACTATCTGAAGCGGTTGATCCGGCAGGGCACCACGCCGGAGAAGGTGGCGGTCGGCAACGAGATCATCAATGGCTTCATGTACGGCAGTGAGGCGGCAGACATCGGCACGACGAATCCGCCGTATTTCGTCGACCAGGCCGACATCTACCAGTCCAAGCCCGGCGGGGGCCTGCTGTGGAAGTACTGGCGGTCGACCGACCCGGTGGAGCGGCAGCTCTACGACCAGTCGTGGGACCGGTTCACCACCCTGGCTGCGGCCGGGATCAAGGCCGTCCGCGACGCGTCACCGACGTCCAAGGTCGAGATACACGTGATCGTCGACAAGGACAAGCTCGCCAAAACCATGGAGTTCTGGCACCAGTTCCTCACCCGGGTGAAGGCAAAGGGCCAGAACCCCGATGTGCTGGCCATCTCGTACTACCCGGAATGGCACGGTACGCCCGAGGCGCTGGATCTCAACCTGAACACCATGGCCACCGCCTACCCCGGCTACGAAATCGACATCGCCGAAACCGCCTACCCCGCTTCGGGCGGCGACGGATCGCCGTTGCCCAACTCGCCGTACCCGCGAACCGTTCAGGGGCAGGCGGACGCGATCCGGAGGGTGTTCGAGGCCGCCAACGACGTGGTCGACAACCGAGGTTCAGGGGCACTTGTGTGGGAACCGGCCGGCTACCAGCCGATGTTCCGGGCCGTGCCCGGACTCGCGAACACGTGGGAGCCGCACGCGTCCATCAACGTCTTCAACGCCAGCCGCGCCAAGCACATCCTCCAGGACACCATCTACACCAGCACGATGGTGAACGCCGCCCCAAAGCTGCCCTCCTCCATCCGCATGCTCACCACAGCCAACAACAAGATCACCGCTGTCCCAGTCCGCTGGCAGCCGTTGCCACCTGGCGCGACGGACAGGCCGGGTGAGGTGACAGTCACCGGGACGACCGGCACAGGACCGGTCACGGCGGTCATCGACGTCATGCCCAGCCACGGCGAACACGACGTGACCACCTCATAGCCTGCTTCACCGACGTCGCACCACCGAGACCACGACGGCACCGGCGCGTCATCACCGCTTCACAGCAGTGCTTCGCTCACTCGGTGGCCGACAGCGACAACCGCGGCAGCACCTGGGGGAACCAGGCCGTGTTCGACCGGAACGGCCACACTCACCCCGGCATCCGGTGCACCCGACCAACCGCATGCCGCTCCTGCCGCACCTCGCCGGCGGCAGGAGCACCGAGACCCGCTGTCGCGCCGCGCGACCCGTCGATCTGTCGACCTCTGTCGCCGACGGGACGCGCACGGCAACGGGCCCGGCCGAACGCCGGACCCTCCACCCATCCCCGCACCCAAGGAGTCATCCATGACCATGCGACGACGGACATTCCTCGGCATGAGCGCCGCCGGAGCGACGGGCGTGGGCCTGTCCCTGCTCGGCGCAGGACAGGCACCGGCCACCGCCGGGCCACTGGACACCGCACCGACCACGCCGTTCGCGGTCGGCGTGCGCCGGTACAACTGGACCCGCGGCAGCCGCCCGTGCACCACGTACGTCTACTACCCGGCCACCGGCACGGCCGGCGGCAGTCCGGTGACGGACGCCCCGGTCGCCGCCGGTGTCTTCCCCGTCTACAACTTCACCCACGGCTACGGGAGCAGCCCGCAGAACTCCCTGTTCATCATCCGGGCCCTGGCCTCGGCGGGCTTCATCGTCCCCGCCCCGCACTTCAACCACAACTTCAGCGACGTCAACAACGGCAACACCTCCAAGGACGTCTCGCAGATCATCACCAACACCCTCGCGCTCAACGCGAGCGGACCGCTGGCCGGGCACATCAACACCGGCATCGGCGTCGGCGTCTCGGGCCACTCCCTGGGCGGCATGGCCACACACGGTCTGCTGACCTCCTGGCCCGACAGCCGGATCAAGTCCGCCAACCCCCAGTCCTGCGTGGACATGGGCAACCCGTCCCGTTCGGTCTCGGCCAAGGTCCTGTTCGTCCACGGCGACCGGGACTCGACCACGCAGTACTCCTCGGCCCGGCAGGCATACTCGGAGATCACCTGGCCCAAGGCGTTCCTCACCTTCGTCGGCGGCAGCCACACCAGCTTCTGGAGTGACCAGCGCTTCCCGAGGACCGTCGTCGACTGGGCCCGCTGGACCATGTACGGCGACACCGCCGCACGGGACCGCCTCCCGGCTGACGCGTCCGGGTCGAACACCCGGTGGGAAGCGCAGCTGGGCGACTCCCCCGGCGGCCCGGGCCTCTACACCCTGCTGGCCCAGCACAGCGGCAAGGCCGCCGAGATCAACGGGGCCTCCACCGCCGCCGGCGCACTACTCGTCCAGCGGACCACCACCAGTCGCCCCAACCAGCAATTCGAGTTCGTGGACGCCGGCGACGGCCACGTCCGCGTCAAGGCACTGCACAGTGGCCTGTTCCTCCAACCCACGGGCACCGCGACCGGCGCGGACATCGTCCAGCAGGCCGACACCAGCGCCACCAACCAGCAGTGGCGCGTGGTCGATCACGGTGGTGGCGTGATCAGCCTCGTCAACCGGGAGTCCGGCCTGGCGATGGATGTCTGGGAGTACTCGACCGCCGACGGCGCCCGCATCGCCCAGTACACCTACAGCGGCAACCCCAACCAGCGCTTCACCCGCCGCCGCGTCTGACCGGGACCTGTCGGGGCACCGCTCGGGCAACAGGGTGGGCGGTGTCCCTACATGGCGCCGAAGGTCCTTCGCGACTGACCAAGGGGTGTGCAGCCTTCACGCCCGCCGCCCGAGCGTGCGCAGGGATACGTCCTTGGCCCACTGTCCGCCGCGTTACAGCTGGAAGGCACCTTCGACCCTGCCGGACCCTGGCTGGCCACCACCGACGAGATCGACGACGTCCTCGCGCTCGGCATGTGGCTGGACGTCAACGGTGTCCGCCGTCAGACCGGCAACACCAAAACGATGATCTTCGACCCGTACTTCATCGTGCACTACCTGAGCCAGTTCCTCGTCCTGGAACCCGGCGGCCTGATCAACACGGGCACCCCACCCGGCGTCGGTATGGGCTTGACCCCGTAGGTGTGGCTGCGGCCAGGTGACGTGATGGAACTGGGTATCAAGTATCTCGGCACGCAGCGTCAGCGCGTGCTCGGGCCACAGCGAGCACCCGCCCCATGCGCGCCTTCGTGCTGACTGCCCCTGGGGAGTACGGGGTGCAGCAGGTCCCTGCACCGGTGGCCGCCCCCCGGCGAACCAGTCGTCTCGGCGTGTGCGGCACCGACGTGGAGTTCTTCACCGGCGAGATGGCCTACCTCCACCAAGGGCACTCCGCCTTCCCGATAAGGCTGGGCCACGAGTGGACCGGTCGCGTGGCGGCGGTCGGCGCCGGGGTCGACCCCGCGTGGGTGGGCCGACGGATCATGGGCGACACCATGCTCGGCTGTCGCACCTGCCGCCGCTGCCTACGCGGCCACCAGCACGTGTGCGAGATGCGGCAGGAACTCGGCATACGAGGGGAGCGGGCAGGTGCCCTCGCGGAGCAACTCGCGGTGCCAGCCTCCTCGTTGCTCATATGCCTGACTCCGTCGACGCCGTACTGGGCGCGCTGGTGGCCCGGGCGGTAACGCCATGCGCGCCGTCCGGGCCACCGCCCGGCAACCCGGAGACCGCGCCCTGATCCTGGGCCCGGGAACCATCGGCTGCTGGTCGCGATGTTCCTCCGTGCCGCCGGTACGGAAGTGCATCTGATGGGCCGCACCCAACGCTCGCTCGCCTTCGCCCGCGAGCTGGGCTTCGCACACGTATGGACGGAGGAATCCGTTCCGGACCTGCCGTTCGACGCTGTCGTCGAGGCGTCGAACGCCACCCATCTACCCGACCGGCACTGGACTTGGTCGAGCCGGCCGCGTCGTGTACGTGGGACTGGCCGGGGAACCCAGCAGCATCGACACCCGCACGCTGGCACTCGAGGACGTGACGGCGGTCTGCATCCTGTCGGCCTCCCCCGGCCTCGACGACACCATCCGGGCCTATGCCGGCGGATCGGTCGACCCCAGGCCGCTCGTCGCCGCGACCGCAGGCCTGGAACAGGCCGGTTTCGTGCTCGCCGGTGAACGTCCGGCCGACGCCGGGCCGGGCCCAAGGTCCATGTCGACCCGCGGCTGGGCTGAGGAGGCGAGGACCGGGCCGTCGGGTGCCGGGACACCGTCACCTCACCCAGGGTGACGGCCGCGCCCTCGGCGAGCACCCGCACGTCCCAGCGGTGCAGTTCCAGCTCGTCCCCAGCCGCGTACCGCCCAGAGCCGGCGATGCCCCTCAGTGCTGCGGGCAACCGGACGAGGGCCCGCTCCTGAGGCGACCTGCGTCGACCTGGCGCGTGGTGGCGGCAGGCCACCGGCCGAAGTACGGGTGATCGTACCCGGCGAGGACGGTGGCGCCGTCGGCGGTGACCCCACGGCCCGTCTCGTGGCCGCGGCCGTCCCGTCGCGCCATCTCGTCACGGCGTCGTGCCGGCGCCGTCGCCGAGGACGTCTGCTCGCCGGCCGCGCAGGGAGCTGACCCCAGGATGGCCACACCGATCCGCCTGCTGTGCTCGCGCGGCAATGAGTGTGTTGGCCAGGAGCATGGCGATGGTCATCGGGCCCACGCCGCCGGGGACGGGAGTGACGAAGGCCGCGGTGCCGACGACGGCGTCGGTGTCCACGTCCCCGCACAGACCCGCCGTGGAGCGGTGGATGCCGACGTCGATCACGGTGGCGCCGGGCTTGACAGCGTCGATGCCGATGAGACCCGGGATGCCGGCCGCCACGACCAGGACGTCGGCGCGGCGGCACACGGCGGCCAGGCCGCGGGTGCGTGAGTGGCAGATCGTGACGGTCGCGTTCCTCTCCAACAGCAGCTGGCCCATCGGCTTCCCGACCAAGGTGCTGCGGCCGACGACGACGGCTTCGGCCCCCTCGAGAGGAATCCGGTGGGCGTCGAGCAGGGCCATCACCCCAGAGGGAGTGCAAGGTCGCAGGCCGGGGCTGCCCTGGGCGAGCAATCCGGCGTTCACGGTGGTCAGGCCGTCGACGTCCTTGTGCGCCGGGATGCGCGCGAGCAGGGCGGCGGCGTCCAGGTGGGCCGGTGTCGGCAGCTGCAGGAGGATCCCTGAGACCGCCGGGTCGGCCGCTAGTTCGTCGATGAGCGCGGCAGCGTCATCCTGAGTTGTCTCGGCTGGAAGATGCCGGTGCAGGTCGGTCATGCCGGCCGCGGTGCAGGCGCGGCGCTTGTTCCGGACGTACACCTCGCTCGCCGGGTCGTCGCCTATGAGGACGGTGGCCAGGCCGGGCGCGTTCCCCCCAGCGTCCACGAGTGCGGCGACGCCGGAGGCGACGTCGGAACGGACCTGCCGAGCAACGGTGGTGCCGTCGATGAGCTGCGCGGTCACGAGAATCCCTTGGAAGACGATTCAGAAGACGATGGTGGAGTTGCCGTGGACGGCGAGCCGGTCCTCCAGGTGCGCGCGCACGGCGCGCGAGAGAACAGCGCGCTCGACATCGGCGCCGAGGCGTACGAGGTCGGCAGTGGTGTGCCGGTGGTCGACCCGGACGACGTCCTGGTCGATGATCGGGCCCTCGTCCAGATCGGCGGTGACGTAGTGGGCGGTCGCACCGACCAGCTTCACGCCGCGGTCCTTGGCCTTCTGGTACGGGCCGGCCCCGATGAAGGCGGGCAGGAAGCTGTGGTGGATGTTGATCAGCGGACAGCCGACCGCTTCGAGGAAGGAGGGCGTGATGATCTGCATGTACCGCGCCAGCACGACGAGGTCGACGTTGCCGCGCAGCAGGTCGAGGATGCGGCTCTCCGCCTCGGCGCGGTTGTCCCGGGTGGCGGGGACGTGGATGTAAGGCACCCCGAAGGGCCGGACCTCGTCGGCGAGGTCGGGGTGGTTGGACACGACCATGACCACGTTCATGTCCAGTTGGCCGCGACGGTGACGCCAGAGCAGGTCGAGCACGCAGTGGTCGGTCTTGGACACCATGATGGCCACACGTTTGGGCCGGGCGGCCTCGGTGAGGCGGTGAGTCATGCCCCAGCGCTGAGCGACGCCGGTTTCGAATGCACGGTCCAATCCGTCCCGGGCTGCGGACAGGCCGGGCAGGTGGAACCCGGTGCGCTGGAAAAAGGTGCCGCCGACGGCAGTCGTCGAGAACTGGTCCAGGCTCGTGATGTTCGCACCGGCCTCGGCCAGGAACGTGCTCACTGCCGAGACCACGCCCGGCCGGTCGGGGCACTGGATCAGCAGACGCCCGTGGTCGGCTCGGTCCTCAGGGATCCCGCCCTCACGCGAAGTGCTCCCTTGGGACGTGGTGGGCGCGGACGCGGTTCGTGCGGACGTGGTGGGTGCGGACATGGCGACTCCGGTTTGATGGGCAGGGTGAGTACGCGCCGGCACAGTGCTGGTCGCGGCGTCGGTCATGTCAGGTCCGAGAGAAGACGCCGGCGCCACGCTTCGGTGGGCGCGAGATCGTTGAAGGTGAAGACGTGGAACCCGGCGACGGCGTCGTCGGCCTCCCCGAGATGGGGCGCGAGCCCCGAGAGCAAGGCGTCCGGCCGATAGCCGCCGGGGAGGAAGAAGCGCCGGAGCAGGGTCTGCTGCTTCTTCAGGAACTTCGCCGACTCCCCGAGGCCCAGTCCGCCTGCGACGCGCAACAGCTTCTGCCGGTGGACGGCACCGGGGAGGCCGACGTGGACCGGCAGGTTGACGTCGTAGGCGCGGACCCGGTGGATCCACGCCAGGATGGCTCGGGGATCGAAGACGATCTGCGTCGTGATGTGCGTGGCGAGCGGCGCCTTGTCCGCCAGCGCCTGCATCAGCACCTGCTCCGATACGTCCGGATGGCCCTCGGGATGACCGCCGATCCCGATGTCGGTGAAGCCGTGGTCCAGTTCGTGCACCGCCCGTAGCAGCGCCAGAGCGTCGGCGAACGCCGTCGTCGTGGCGGTACGGTCGCCTCCGACCACGAACACGCCGGTGATACCGGCGTCGCGGCACCTGCCGACGAGACCGGCCAGGTGCTGGTGGTCCCTCACTTGCTGGGCCGACAGGTGCGGTGACACGGCATAACCGTGGCCCGCGAGCGCGACCGCCAGGTCGATGGTCGCGTCCTGTCCCTTGGCCGGTGAGGCGGTCACGGTGAGCGGAACGTCGGTCGGGACGTGGTCGCGGACGGCCTGCTCGGTCTTGGCGAACGGGATGACCTCGTAGCCGAGACCCCTCACGGCCCGGACAAGGTCAGCACGCGCGATCACGTCGTGCTGGGAGTGGAGTCGGTTCACGGTCGGCCTCTCGGATGGGGGGCGAGTGGTCCGGCACATCAGTGCTGAGCCGGCGGCCGGGTCCGTACCGTGGCCCGGATGGTGGTCTGCACGTGGTGGGGTTCGCTGAGCGGCCGGCCGGCTCCGCCGTCGGGCTCGCCCCACAGGACCTCGACGCGGTCGCCGTCGGTCAAGGACTCGTCGAGGATGGCGATGGTCACCACGCGCCCGACGTTGACGGTGTAGCCACCCCAGGTGGACAGGCCCACGAGGCGATCGCCCTGCATCACGCTGTCCAGGTAGATCGTGGCGGGGTTCAGGTTGGGCAGGCTGAGCAGCTTGGGTCGGGGACCGTCTCCGAAGAAGCCGGCCCGGACCACCTCCATGACGTCGTCGGTGTCCCACTCCAGCCAGCGCTTGAGGCGCTTGGGTCCCTGGGCCGCCTGCTCGAGGGCTGTGCGGCCGATGAAGTCGTGGTCGAGCTTGACGATGGAGCCGTAGCCCAGCTCCCAGGGGTAGAAGTAGTAGTCCTGGATGTCGTCCGAGACGTAACTGCCCTCGATGGTGATCATGCCCTCCATCCCGAAACCGGGCAGGTGCTGCCGGTAGGCGGCCGTCTCCGGGGAGCTGTAGACGGCGGACGGGACGGCGGGGATCCACCCGGACTCGACCGTCGAGGACAGGTAGGACACGGCCCCGCCCTGGCGCAGGCCGCTCTGCGCGCCGGCGTACAACAGCGTCTCCAGGACGCGGGGGCCGTGCTCCACCGGGCCGAAGAGCTCCAGGCCGGTGTACTCCTCGCCCGGCACGCCCGCCATCGTGTGGTTCAGGGCGCGAACCGAGGTCCCCGCGATCTCGAAGGAGCCCATGCGGAAGAACGGAATGCGGTCGATCGGGCCGCCGACGGCGCGTTCCAGGATCTCCTGGGTGCGAGGGCCGTTGAGCTGGTATCGGTAGTGCTGTCGGCGGCCCAGCGGGTTGTAGACCGACGCCGGGTCCACGCTGAACTCGACGTCGTAGTCGCCCTGTTGAGCTTGGAACTGCACCCAGTTGGCCGCCTGGGGGACACCGACCAAGCTCAGGTGGTCCTCCTCGAGGCCGAACAGGATGCAGTCGCCGATGTAGCGGCCGTCCGGCCCGACGGCGACGAACTGCTTGGCGCGGTCGCGGGCGAGGGTCGCCGGGCTGTTGACGCCGGTGTCGCTGATCAAGCGCTTCACGTCGGGCCCAGTGATGTGCACCTCGGTCATGTGGTGGGACTGGTCGAACAGGACGCAAGCGTTCTTCCAGGCCCACTGCTCGTTGTGCCAGCTCGTGTACTCCTGGGCGTAGGTGAACGGGTAGTGCGTGGCGGGATTGGTCCGCAGCATCGCCAGCGGGCCCCCGCTGCGGTCGATGCGCTGCTGCAGGGTCTCGACGTGCGGTTGGTCGGTCACGGGGTGCCTCCTGGGTGGGTGGTGGTCGGCGGGGCGCCGGGGTCGCTGCGACGAGATGCCGGGCAGTGCGTCGCGCTGGAGCGCGCGGAGAGGGCACCGCCCGGGCCTGGCATGCTCGGGGCGACTCCGTTTCACTGGTCACCGGCCCCGGAGGTCCTCGTTCACGCAGCAGTTGCGCTGACGGCCGGGGCCGATGATGGAGCTGTCGGCGACGTCGACGGCAGAGAAGGAGCGGCCGCCATGGTGGGCACCGTTTCCCGGCCGGAGATCCTCGGGGACGAGGTCCTGGAGCCGCACCCGTGAAGGACCATCTCGTCGGCGGCCAGTCCTGCATCACCTCGCCGTTGACCCGTAGGACGATCCGCACGGCGTCGCGGTCGCCCAAGGGCGCCGACACGACGAATGGCCCGAACGGCTCGGCGCAGCATGTAAGGGTTTCAGGCACCGGTCCGTCGCCGAACTGAGCGGCGAGCGACGTGAATGCTGTTTCCGGCGACGAAGCCGAGCGGCAGCTTCATCCCCATCGGCGGCATCGGCGACCTGCTCCGCCCCCCTGGGGAACTGGGCTGGTCCCGTGGCGTCGACCTGCACAGCCGCGACTGCCTCCGCCGCGACGCGCTTCCCACCCAGGCGGCTGACGGCGGTCCGCGCTGGTTCGCCGGGCTGGTCGGGAACACCGAGGAGCCGCATCCCGTGCTCGGCACAGGCGGCCGTCGGGGCGGCCCGGACGGTGTTGACGTCGTAGCTGTCACCCCAAGTCCGGTACAGGATTCCCTCCGCGGGTGGACCGAAGGTTGCCGGGCGGTCCAGGTCCCAGCGGCCGTCCCGGCGGGCCGGCTGCGCGGCCGTTGTGACCCGCTCGCGTCAGCGGCGACCTGCGCGGGAGGCACAGGGATCCCTTCGGATACCACCATCGTCGTCTTCTCCTGGGGCGGGCTGCCGTCCGACTCTCGGCCGGGCGGCAGGAGGTGGGGTGGGGCCGCCGGCGACGCGCCGGGCTTTCGGTGCCTGCTCGTCCCGCCGACGTCGTTGATAGTGACAACAGCCGCACCGATGCGGAATGGTCGAACTGGTATGCCACCAATCCACAGGACGGATGGCGAGCCACCGACGTCCTCCACTGAGCCGCCTACCGGACCCCAGCCAGCGGACCAGCTCCAAGCCTCGGTCCACGTGCGCCGTGAGGCGCCGACCCGCGACGAGTGCGGCGCCGACCCGGTTGCGGCGGCGCTTCGGTGAGGACCTGCTCGCCCGCGTCGACCGCGCCTACGAGCTCACGTCGTTCGCCGCCACTCTGCTGGTCCGGCCGCGCTCGCCGTTCGGATGCGTCGGATACCGGAATTCGCTAGGCGACGCGTTCCGCCGCACGCCCCAGCGCATCACGGAACCATCGGTGGCCGGGATCGTCGCTCATGGTCGGGTGCCATCGCAGCGACAGGTTGAGAGGCCCGATGTCCACCGGGCTCGGCACGATCCGCACGGGCGCCACGGGTGCCAGGCGTCGCGCGAGTCTCTCCTGAAGGAAGGCGACGCGGTTGCTGCCGGCGAGCAGGAACGGGACCGAGAGGAAGCTGTCGGTCACCACCTCCACGTGCGGCTCAATGCCGTTCGACCGCAGGTGGCGCAGCGCCGGGAAGCTGGCCGGGTCGGAGTGGGTGAACTGGCTCACCCACGGCAGGAGGGCGAGTTCGGCCAGGGTCGGCTCGCTGCTGATCACGGTGTTGCTGTCGGCCACGACGCACACCCAGCGGTCGCGCAGCAGGAGCCGGCCGGGATAGCCCTGCACCAGCTCGTGCGGCAGGACCACCCCGTCGGTGTGCCGGATCAGGGCGTCGGCGTCGAGGTGGGAGCTGGTGGTGAGGGGGCGAAGGTCGAGTCCGGCGCCGGGGGCCTCCTCGGCCAGAATCCGGTTGAGTTCCTCGAACAGGATGGCGACGGTGTAGTCGGAGAGCGCGAGGGAGAACTGCCGGTTGGTCGTCGCGGGGTCGAAGTCGTCGCCGAACACGCGCTCCAGCGCTTCGGTGGCCGACTCGATCCGTGACAGCAGGCTGGCGGCCAGCGGCGTGAGCTCGTAGTCCCGGCCCACCCGGATCAGCAGCTGGTCGCCGAACCGGCGACGAAGGCGGGCCAGCACCGCGCTGGTGGCGGGCTGGCTCAGGCCGAGGGACTCGCCGGCCCGGGTGACGTTGCGCTCGACCAGCAGGGCACGCAGCACGGGCAGGGTCGCCACGTCCTGGTTGCGCAGTATCCGGCCTGACGGCTCTGGGGTGCGTCCACCCGCCGTCGGGCTTGGAGTCGAGTCGTACGTCACCGCGGTGTCCTCCCCCGGCTTCTGTTTCAGGCGCCGTTCGGCGAGCCCACCAGCACAGCAGTGCGGCTCCGAGGCCTTCGCCGAACGACCCGCACCGGCCGGTTGATGCTGAGCATCCGCTCCGTCGATGGGTCACATACAAGGCTGAGCATATCCCAGGCCTCGTGGCCCGGTTCACAATCAGATCATCCTCCGGCCGGCCCGTCCTCCGGGCTCCTTGTCGTCCGCC
This genomic interval from Streptomyces sp. B21-083 contains the following:
- a CDS encoding methylenetetrahydrofolate reductase, with the translated sequence MNRLHSQHDVIARADLVRAVRGLGYEVIPFAKTEQAVRDHVPTDVPLTVTASPAKGQDATIDLAVALAGHGYAVSPHLSAQQVRDHQHLAGLVGRCRDAGITGVFVVGGDRTATTTAFADALALLRAVHELDHGFTDIGIGGHPEGHPDVSEQVLMQALADKAPLATHITTQIVFDPRAILAWIHRVRAYDVNLPVHVGLPGAVHRQKLLRVAGGLGLGESAKFLKKQQTLLRRFFLPGGYRPDALLSGLAPHLGEADDAVAGFHVFTFNDLAPTEAWRRRLLSDLT
- the purU gene encoding formyltetrahydrofolate deformylase → MSAPTTSARTASAPTTSQGSTSREGGIPEDRADHGRLLIQCPDRPGVVSAVSTFLAEAGANITSLDQFSTTAVGGTFFQRTGFHLPGLSAARDGLDRAFETGVAQRWGMTHRLTEAARPKRVAIMVSKTDHCVLDLLWRHRRGQLDMNVVMVVSNHPDLADEVRPFGVPYIHVPATRDNRAEAESRILDLLRGNVDLVVLARYMQIITPSFLEAVGCPLINIHHSFLPAFIGAGPYQKAKDRGVKLVGATAHYVTADLDEGPIIDQDVVRVDHRHTTADLVRLGADVERAVLSRAVRAHLEDRLAVHGNSTIVF
- the folD gene encoding bifunctional methylenetetrahydrofolate dehydrogenase/methenyltetrahydrofolate cyclohydrolase FolD, which encodes MTAQLIDGTTVARQVRSDVASGVAALVDAGGNAPGLATVLIGDDPASEVYVRNKRRACTAAGMTDLHRHLPAETTQDDAAALIDELAADPAVSGILLQLPTPAHLDAAALLARIPAHKDVDGLTTVNAGLLAQGSPGLRPCTPSGVMALLDAHRIPLEGAEAVVVGRSTLVGKPMGQLLLERNATVTICHSRTRGLAAVCRRADVLVVAAGIPGLIGIDAVKPGATVIDVGIHRSTAGLCGDVDTDAVVGTAAFVTPVPGGVGPMTIAMLLANTLIAARAQQADRCGHPGVSSLRGRRADVLGDGAGTTP
- a CDS encoding glycosyl hydrolase 53 family protein, giving the protein MSRTRLPRAIAVTATLATMVSANLLMVPQPAHATFGTADIKPIESNIAAKPWASAMAASGSSSARLAIDGDPTTSWQPGSAGARQWLTVDLGGTYDNLRKVKVLFPDRGVAHRYVVEASSDGRRWKTIADRSHHRAVSRGEVHLFTRPATRFVRLTFTGGPGRARAGVSELQVFNYLRDDLTLGADLSWMDDVQDQQYWVDPLVEDRGAGPHLLDVAKDRGIEYSRLRIFNEPRSESTGQPTPIPRQGPERSLVSAKRIKQRGMGLGIDFHYADSWADPSKQPKPRAWAELEFADLSHAVYDFTADYLKRLIRQGTTPEKVAVGNEIINGFMYGSEAADIGTTNPPYFVDQADIYQSKPGGGLLWKYWRSTDPVERQLYDQSWDRFTTLAAAGIKAVRDASPTSKVEIHVIVDKDKLAKTMEFWHQFLTRVKAKGQNPDVLAISYYPEWHGTPEALDLNLNTMATAYPGYEIDIAETAYPASGGDGSPLPNSPYPRTVQGQADAIRRVFEAANDVVDNRGSGALVWEPAGYQPMFRAVPGLANTWEPHASINVFNASRAKHILQDTIYTSTMVNAAPKLPSSIRMLTTANNKITAVPVRWQPLPPGATDRPGEVTVTGTTGTGPVTAVIDVMPSHGEHDVTTS
- a CDS encoding fumarylacetoacetate hydrolase family protein, with protein sequence MQPSRPPPERAQGYVLGPLSAALQLEGTFDPAGPWLATTDEIDDVLALGMWLDVNGVRRQTGNTKTMIFDPYFIVHYLSQFLVLEPGGLINTGTPPGVGMGLTP
- a CDS encoding RICIN domain-containing protein, whose translation is MTMRRRTFLGMSAAGATGVGLSLLGAGQAPATAGPLDTAPTTPFAVGVRRYNWTRGSRPCTTYVYYPATGTAGGSPVTDAPVAAGVFPVYNFTHGYGSSPQNSLFIIRALASAGFIVPAPHFNHNFSDVNNGNTSKDVSQIITNTLALNASGPLAGHINTGIGVGVSGHSLGGMATHGLLTSWPDSRIKSANPQSCVDMGNPSRSVSAKVLFVHGDRDSTTQYSSARQAYSEITWPKAFLTFVGGSHTSFWSDQRFPRTVVDWARWTMYGDTAARDRLPADASGSNTRWEAQLGDSPGGPGLYTLLAQHSGKAAEINGASTAAGALLVQRTTTSRPNQQFEFVDAGDGHVRVKALHSGLFLQPTGTATGADIVQQADTSATNQQWRVVDHGGGVISLVNRESGLAMDVWEYSTADGARIAQYTYSGNPNQRFTRRRV
- a CDS encoding aminomethyl transferase family protein gives rise to the protein MTDQPHVETLQQRIDRSGGPLAMLRTNPATHYPFTYAQEYTSWHNEQWAWKNACVLFDQSHHMTEVHITGPDVKRLISDTGVNSPATLARDRAKQFVAVGPDGRYIGDCILFGLEEDHLSLVGVPQAANWVQFQAQQGDYDVEFSVDPASVYNPLGRRQHYRYQLNGPRTQEILERAVGGPIDRIPFFRMGSFEIAGTSVRALNHTMAGVPGEEYTGLELFGPVEHGPRVLETLLYAGAQSGLRQGGAVSYLSSTVESGWIPAVPSAVYSSPETAAYRQHLPGFGMEGMITIEGSYVSDDIQDYYFYPWELGYGSIVKLDHDFIGRTALEQAAQGPKRLKRWLEWDTDDVMEVVRAGFFGDGPRPKLLSLPNLNPATIYLDSVMQGDRLVGLSTWGGYTVNVGRVVTIAILDESLTDGDRVEVLWGEPDGGAGRPLSEPHHVQTTIRATVRTRPPAQH